In Streptomyces europaeiscabiei, a single genomic region encodes these proteins:
- a CDS encoding coiled-coil domain-containing protein gives MSTPPTTEDLGENPGGDEEEAPFGYWPSPCKLCGCAIPREKPAGAGRPPEYCSTEHQNEAKAARARERNTPGLPGQLNRAEELQTRMEQVVDDLRRDIQKVNNPEGIEARLAAARAAAANDVAQANQTAANARSEAAQARAETHQAVLDKEAADAAAARDQKAKEEAEKAAEDARHAERQAVADKGRAEQLRDEAVRQREAFKQETDRAVERAEQARTEQQQAERARVEAVAERDEARRLAATETGLREAAERERERLREERNAALESATTASRERADAVARREAAERDLGEANRQRRQAEDERDRLTRERNNLTEQVRELRDQLGEEKLQHRDTERQADAANRRADNEKQRADSAEEQRDRLATDATELRRQLDEEKAAHRTAESRADVAEQRANSETRRADTAEADRDRAEARATRWEGQAAKAHDRLEKLSERAAEGGPRRNRRSTEPTAPETDEDEQPPQTPAPASPAEAELIAASAPFLEGATQGVSEDVRTALRQLTTATTTGDAEALPGIRRYVAQLAAHRLRVPDDADGRRLRAALDAFIASQTDEENDA, from the coding sequence ATGAGCACACCGCCCACCACCGAGGATCTCGGGGAGAACCCCGGCGGGGACGAGGAGGAAGCGCCGTTCGGCTACTGGCCCAGCCCCTGCAAGCTGTGCGGCTGCGCGATCCCCCGCGAGAAGCCGGCCGGAGCCGGCCGGCCGCCGGAGTATTGCAGCACCGAGCACCAGAACGAGGCGAAGGCCGCCCGCGCTCGTGAGCGCAACACCCCCGGTTTGCCCGGCCAGCTGAACCGTGCCGAGGAACTCCAGACCCGTATGGAACAGGTCGTTGACGACCTGCGCAGGGACATTCAGAAGGTCAACAACCCGGAGGGCATTGAGGCCCGGTTGGCGGCCGCCCGCGCGGCCGCCGCCAACGACGTGGCCCAGGCCAACCAGACAGCCGCCAACGCCCGCAGTGAGGCCGCCCAGGCGCGCGCTGAAACCCACCAGGCCGTGTTGGACAAGGAAGCTGCCGACGCCGCTGCAGCGCGCGACCAGAAGGCGAAGGAGGAAGCGGAGAAGGCGGCCGAGGACGCCCGTCACGCCGAGCGCCAGGCCGTCGCCGACAAGGGCCGCGCCGAGCAGCTGCGGGACGAGGCCGTACGGCAGCGGGAGGCTTTCAAGCAGGAGACGGACCGCGCCGTCGAGCGCGCCGAGCAGGCGCGGACCGAACAGCAGCAGGCCGAGCGGGCCCGGGTGGAGGCGGTTGCCGAAAGGGACGAGGCCCGGCGACTGGCCGCCACCGAAACGGGTCTGCGCGAGGCCGCCGAACGCGAACGTGAACGGCTGAGGGAGGAGCGGAACGCCGCCCTGGAGTCGGCGACCACCGCCAGCCGCGAACGTGCCGACGCCGTGGCCCGCCGGGAGGCCGCCGAACGAGATCTTGGCGAGGCCAACCGCCAGCGCCGCCAGGCCGAAGACGAGCGCGACCGGCTCACCCGTGAACGCAACAACCTGACCGAGCAGGTCCGGGAACTGCGCGACCAGCTCGGTGAGGAGAAGTTGCAGCACCGCGACACCGAGCGGCAGGCCGACGCCGCCAACCGGCGCGCCGACAACGAGAAGCAGCGCGCGGACAGTGCCGAGGAACAGCGCGACCGCCTGGCCACGGACGCCACGGAGCTGCGCCGCCAGCTCGACGAGGAAAAGGCCGCACACCGGACCGCCGAGAGCCGGGCCGACGTCGCCGAGCAGCGAGCCAACTCCGAGACCCGCCGAGCAGACACCGCCGAGGCCGACCGCGACCGCGCCGAAGCCCGCGCCACCCGCTGGGAGGGCCAGGCCGCGAAGGCCCACGACAGGCTCGAAAAGCTGAGCGAGCGGGCCGCCGAGGGCGGGCCCCGTAGGAACCGCCGGAGCACCGAGCCCACCGCGCCAGAGACCGACGAGGACGAGCAGCCGCCCCAGACACCGGCGCCGGCCTCCCCGGCCGAGGCTGAACTGATCGCGGCAAGCGCGCCGTTCCTCGAAGGAGCGACGCAGGGCGTTTCCGAGGACGTCCGCACCGCGTTGCGCCAACTGACGACCGCGACCACCACCGGCGACGCGGAAGCCCTGCCCGGCATCCGCCGCTACGTCGCCCAGCTCGCCGCGCACCGCCTGCGCGTGCCAGACGACGCCGACGGCCGACGTCTGCGCGCTGCCCTGGACGCGTTCATCGCATCCCAGACCGACGAGGAGAACGACGCATGA
- a CDS encoding DUF6884 domain-containing protein: protein MMTNGEHGTRRGRTVDEYAAPRKRAYTGVLAWADRMYADGERGEVVVRVHDAGQLGNVRREAAEQLADGYGVRARRFEEAIYFSRQGGRHTGENVRVARHALRIEGPVLKVARFAADLPQVLAAIEQAATTMMRTLNRWMRDSAHGQRWMACHDAAHWRTERRYWRRSYIRHLAQWTGPEATDMSGADMPDWSENWLNLQARIAQATAGTVDVEAARDHMAEALLFAQAARPEPRTAEPLPEPRTRYATVYDAIHAPVQRNEEIGNVEFHYGDPAELTRQKARDEAPAPVPAEEPAAPTAAEDEAQAAAAAQLALFGAESTAPAATAAAGGPVVVIPCSGRKLGRPAPAGEIYTGSLHRMARRTADALTATGGTVLVLSALHGLTPLDRVIEPYDHQWTDSGSITVGELRAQAEAFGLADAESVILLTPGEYTRRAAAVWPHARTPLAHLGIGQQRGRLAALRADNLTIAA, encoded by the coding sequence ATGATGACGAACGGTGAGCATGGGACGCGGCGAGGCCGGACGGTCGACGAGTACGCGGCCCCGAGGAAGCGTGCGTACACCGGGGTGCTGGCATGGGCCGACCGGATGTACGCCGACGGTGAGCGCGGCGAGGTGGTCGTGCGGGTGCACGACGCCGGACAGCTCGGCAACGTCCGCCGTGAGGCTGCCGAGCAGCTCGCCGACGGCTACGGGGTGCGCGCCCGCCGGTTCGAGGAGGCGATCTACTTCTCCCGCCAGGGCGGCCGGCACACCGGCGAGAACGTGCGGGTGGCCCGGCACGCGCTGCGGATCGAGGGCCCCGTACTGAAGGTCGCGCGGTTCGCCGCCGACCTGCCCCAGGTGCTTGCCGCGATCGAGCAGGCCGCCACCACGATGATGCGCACCCTGAACCGGTGGATGCGGGACTCAGCCCACGGTCAGCGGTGGATGGCCTGCCACGACGCCGCCCACTGGCGCACGGAGCGCCGCTACTGGCGCCGGTCGTACATCCGGCACCTGGCGCAGTGGACCGGCCCGGAGGCGACGGACATGAGCGGCGCGGACATGCCCGACTGGTCGGAGAACTGGCTGAACCTGCAAGCCCGCATCGCGCAGGCCACCGCGGGCACCGTCGACGTCGAGGCCGCCCGTGACCACATGGCCGAGGCCCTGCTGTTCGCTCAGGCAGCCCGCCCCGAGCCCCGGACCGCCGAGCCACTCCCGGAGCCCCGCACCCGGTACGCCACGGTGTACGACGCCATCCACGCCCCCGTCCAGCGCAACGAGGAGATCGGGAACGTGGAGTTCCACTACGGCGACCCCGCCGAACTCACCCGCCAGAAGGCCCGCGACGAGGCACCCGCCCCCGTCCCGGCCGAGGAGCCCGCCGCCCCGACGGCCGCCGAGGACGAGGCGCAGGCGGCGGCTGCCGCGCAACTCGCGCTGTTCGGCGCCGAGTCCACCGCCCCAGCCGCAACGGCGGCCGCCGGGGGCCCGGTCGTCGTCATTCCGTGCTCCGGGCGCAAGCTCGGCCGCCCGGCCCCGGCAGGCGAGATCTACACCGGATCGCTGCACCGCATGGCCCGCCGGACCGCCGACGCGCTCACCGCGACCGGCGGCACGGTGCTCGTGCTCAGCGCTCTGCACGGGCTGACGCCCCTCGATCGGGTGATCGAGCCGTACGACCACCAGTGGACCGACTCCGGCAGCATCACCGTCGGCGAACTGCGCGCCCAAGCGGAGGCGTTCGGCCTGGCCGACGCCGAGAGCGTCATCCTGCTGACCCCGGGCGAGTACACCAGGCGGGCGGCCGCCGTGTGGCCGCACGCCCGCACCCCGCTTGCGCATCTCGGGATCGGCCAGCAGCGCGGCCGCCTGGCCGCCCTGCGCGCCGATAACCTCACGATCGCGGCCTGA